From the Streptomyces sp. Tu 2975 genome, one window contains:
- a CDS encoding DUF664 domain-containing protein yields the protein MRTEPWARRAAAVLPAAAYERLTDEELRQQSMPPSTLSLLGLVRRMAEVERAWFRQVFDDSEAPMAWSDKVDFQAAYDASASTRDEAFAAREAEVENSRRVEREAKSLDQAGCQPRWKQEVSLRMVMVHVLLEYGRHNGHADFLREGVDGTVGA from the coding sequence GTGCGGACCGAGCCGTGGGCCCGCCGAGCGGCGGCAGTTCTACCTGCGGCTGCGTACGAGCGCCTCACCGACGAGGAGCTGCGGCAGCAGTCGATGCCCCCGTCCACGCTGTCGTTGCTCGGTCTGGTGCGGCGTATGGCGGAGGTGGAGCGTGCTTGGTTCCGCCAGGTGTTCGACGACAGCGAGGCGCCCATGGCCTGGTCCGACAAGGTCGACTTCCAGGCGGCGTACGACGCGAGCGCGTCGACCAGGGACGAGGCGTTCGCGGCCCGGGAGGCCGAGGTGGAGAACTCGCGCCGTGTCGAGCGGGAGGCGAAGTCCCTGGACCAGGCCGGATGTCAGCCCCGATGGAAGCAGGAGGTCTCGCTGCGGATGGTGATGGTGCACGTGTTGCTGGAGTACGGCCGCCACAACGGGCACGCGGACTTCCTGCGGGAGGGTGTCGACGGGACCGTGGGCGCCTGA
- a CDS encoding alpha/beta hydrolase, producing MSEWQLAETFRSASGDVRWGSLGRPGREPVVLLHGTPFSSYVWRAVARALARRHQVFVWDMPGYGASEKFAGQDVSLAAQGRVFTELLAHWHLEEPLVVAHDFGGAVSLRAHLLHGARYRALALVDPVALAPWGSPFFRLVGEHSGVFEQLPPALHQALVREYVSSASSPGLHPAVLDRLVRPWLGDVGQAAFYRQIAQADQLHTDEMQDRYGEIAIPTSVCWGQDDTWIPVAKGRELAARIPGARFEPIAGAGHLVQEDAPAELTAVLMSFLGQSH from the coding sequence GTGAGTGAATGGCAACTGGCCGAGACATTCCGAAGCGCCTCGGGCGACGTGCGCTGGGGCAGCCTCGGGCGACCCGGCCGGGAACCGGTCGTACTCCTGCACGGCACGCCCTTCTCGTCGTACGTCTGGCGTGCTGTCGCCCGTGCTCTCGCCCGCCGCCACCAGGTGTTCGTGTGGGACATGCCCGGGTACGGGGCATCGGAGAAGTTCGCCGGCCAGGATGTCTCCCTGGCTGCCCAGGGCAGGGTCTTCACCGAGCTCCTGGCTCACTGGCACCTTGAAGAACCCTTGGTGGTCGCCCACGACTTCGGCGGTGCCGTCTCCTTGCGGGCGCATCTGCTGCACGGAGCTCGCTACCGTGCGCTCGCTCTGGTCGACCCGGTGGCGCTGGCCCCGTGGGGCTCCCCGTTCTTCCGGCTCGTGGGTGAGCATTCCGGGGTCTTCGAACAACTGCCGCCGGCACTGCACCAGGCGTTGGTACGCGAGTACGTGAGCTCGGCCAGCAGCCCGGGCCTGCACCCTGCCGTCCTCGACCGGCTCGTCCGGCCCTGGCTCGGCGACGTCGGCCAAGCCGCCTTCTACCGGCAGATCGCCCAGGCCGACCAGCTCCACACCGACGAAATGCAAGATCGGTACGGCGAGATCGCCATCCCGACGTCGGTGTGCTGGGGTCAGGACGACACGTGGATCCCCGTGGCGAAAGGACGGGAGCTCGCCGCCCGGATCCCAGGCGCGCGATTCGAGCCGATCGCCGGTGCGGGACACCTCGTCCAAGAAGACGCACCCGCCGAACTGACAGCCGTTCTCATGTCCTTCCTCGGACAATCGCACTGA
- a CDS encoding cupin domain-containing protein, with translation MGERRILGPEDGELYQPERACGDRFLINSRDWGGRFALVEHRLPPKVLAAPVHKHTKEDEFSFVLEGSVGARFGDQEVVAGPGDLVLKPRGEWHTFWNAGNTRARLLEIISPGGLEELFRWLDQLGGELGPEDLEKRIGPYGCEADMAATMALVAQHGLIF, from the coding sequence ATGGGCGAGCGTCGGATCCTGGGTCCTGAAGACGGCGAGCTCTATCAGCCGGAGCGGGCGTGCGGGGACCGCTTCCTGATCAACAGTCGCGACTGGGGCGGTCGCTTCGCGCTTGTCGAGCACCGTCTTCCCCCGAAGGTGCTCGCCGCCCCTGTGCACAAACACACCAAGGAGGACGAATTCAGCTTCGTCCTCGAGGGATCGGTCGGCGCGAGGTTCGGCGATCAGGAGGTTGTCGCCGGACCTGGTGACCTTGTCCTCAAGCCACGTGGCGAGTGGCACACGTTCTGGAACGCGGGGAACACCCGGGCCCGGTTGCTGGAGATCATCTCCCCAGGCGGTCTGGAGGAGCTGTTCCGGTGGCTCGATCAACTGGGCGGCGAACTGGGCCCGGAGGACCTGGAAAAGAGGATCGGCCCGTACGGTTGCGAGGCGGACATGGCGGCGACCATGGCGCTCGTCGCACAGCACGGTCTGATCTTCTGA
- a CDS encoding CBS domain-containing protein, translating into MRARDLAEAYPHVTTDDGAMDAARMLAGRLLPALLVLDADGHPYAIVPGSQLVRQFVPPYILEDPRLAAVVDERPDSDVAERLAGLTAAEWAPRSAFPPPVVGPDARPMEVAALMARTRSPLVAVIERDADGVRLLGTVTAARLVAHFLGDT; encoded by the coding sequence GTGCGTGCGCGGGATCTTGCGGAGGCGTATCCGCACGTGACCACCGACGACGGCGCGATGGACGCGGCCAGGATGCTGGCCGGGCGGTTGCTGCCGGCACTGCTCGTCCTCGATGCCGACGGGCATCCCTACGCCATCGTGCCCGGTTCTCAGCTCGTGCGGCAGTTCGTGCCCCCGTACATCCTCGAGGATCCGCGGCTCGCGGCCGTCGTCGACGAGCGGCCCGACAGCGACGTGGCCGAGCGGCTGGCAGGGCTCACCGCCGCGGAATGGGCACCCCGGAGTGCCTTCCCGCCTCCGGTCGTAGGACCTGACGCCCGTCCGATGGAGGTCGCCGCGCTGATGGCCCGCACGCGCAGTCCCCTGGTCGCGGTCATCGAGCGCGACGCCGACGGCGTGCGTCTGCTGGGCACGGTCACGGCAGCCCGTCTCGTGGCGCACTTTCTCGGGGACACGTGA
- a CDS encoding RNA polymerase sigma-70 factor: MSDQPADPATDTFVAHRNLLFTVAYEMLGSAADAEDVLQETWLRWVKVDLEQVRDQRAYLVRITTRQALNRLRTMKRRKEAYVGPWLPEPLLTAPDVAEDVELAESVSMAMMLVLETLSPTERAVFVLREAFDVGYDEIAAAVGKSPAAVRQIAHRARRHVDARRPRQAVTPGQTRAALESFRRALETGDPQELLGVLAPDIVLMSDGGGIKQAALRPIIGADKVTRFMMGGLGKNERPITVSPTVVNGSPALLVHLDGEIDGIMAISVEDDRVTGLYYVRNPEKLNRVESETPLTLR; this comes from the coding sequence ATGAGCGACCAACCCGCTGACCCGGCGACCGACACGTTCGTCGCCCACCGCAACCTGCTCTTCACCGTCGCCTACGAGATGCTCGGATCGGCCGCCGACGCCGAGGACGTCCTCCAGGAGACCTGGCTGCGATGGGTCAAGGTCGACCTGGAGCAGGTCCGCGACCAGCGCGCCTACCTGGTCCGCATCACGACCCGGCAGGCATTGAACCGGCTGCGCACCATGAAACGCCGCAAGGAGGCCTACGTCGGCCCCTGGCTGCCCGAGCCCCTGCTCACCGCACCCGACGTCGCCGAGGACGTCGAACTCGCCGAGAGCGTGTCGATGGCGATGATGCTCGTCCTCGAAACCCTGTCACCGACCGAACGCGCCGTCTTCGTGCTGCGCGAGGCCTTCGACGTCGGCTACGACGAGATCGCCGCCGCCGTCGGCAAGAGCCCCGCGGCCGTCCGCCAGATCGCCCACCGCGCCCGCCGGCACGTCGACGCCCGACGCCCCCGCCAGGCGGTCACCCCCGGCCAGACCCGGGCCGCCCTGGAGTCCTTCCGGCGCGCGCTCGAAACCGGCGACCCGCAGGAACTCCTCGGCGTGCTCGCCCCCGACATCGTCCTGATGAGCGACGGCGGCGGCATCAAGCAGGCCGCCCTGCGGCCGATCATCGGCGCCGACAAGGTGACCCGCTTCATGATGGGTGGTCTCGGCAAGAACGAGCGCCCGATCACCGTCTCCCCCACCGTGGTCAACGGCAGCCCCGCGCTCCTCGTCCACCTGGACGGCGAGATCGACGGCATCATGGCGATCAGCGTGGAGGACGACCGGGTCACCGGCCTCTACTACGTGCGCAACCCCGAGAAGCTGAACCGCGTCGAGTCCGAGACCCCGCTCACCCTGCGTTGA
- a CDS encoding metalloregulator ArsR/SmtB family transcription factor yields the protein MTDGPRGAGEAFDSVLVALADPTRRQLLELLAAKGEATATTLAEPLPVSRQAVVKHLAVLDAAGLVSGTRVGREVRYAVRPTALDATARWMAALAADWDRRLATIKRVAEAAEEAERDSR from the coding sequence GTGACGGACGGACCTCGCGGCGCCGGTGAGGCCTTCGACAGCGTGCTCGTCGCGCTGGCCGACCCGACGCGGCGTCAACTGCTGGAACTGCTTGCCGCGAAGGGTGAGGCCACCGCGACGACGCTCGCCGAGCCGCTTCCCGTCTCGCGGCAGGCGGTGGTCAAACACCTCGCCGTCCTGGATGCCGCCGGGCTGGTCTCCGGTACCCGGGTGGGGCGCGAGGTGCGGTACGCGGTCCGGCCCACGGCGCTGGACGCGACGGCGCGCTGGATGGCCGCGCTCGCGGCCGACTGGGATCGGCGACTGGCGACCATCAAGCGCGTCGCAGAGGCGGCGGAGGAAGCGGAGCGGGATTCGCGCTAG
- a CDS encoding SRPBCC domain-containing protein, whose protein sequence is MSEDRIESETLIAAPLERVWSLVAQPGFWVADKASLPGTVAREGESMVAKNSEHGDFPVRVEKVEPPTYLAYRWTSAFPGEELREENSTLVEFTLTQEGEQTRLHVVESGFAALAGSQELRSQNRKDHSEGWPLELDALKTRAEQSSA, encoded by the coding sequence ATGAGCGAGGACCGGATCGAAAGCGAAACCCTCATCGCGGCACCGCTGGAGCGGGTCTGGTCGCTGGTGGCGCAGCCTGGGTTCTGGGTCGCCGACAAGGCGAGCCTGCCCGGCACCGTGGCCAGGGAAGGTGAGTCGATGGTGGCCAAGAACTCCGAGCACGGCGACTTCCCCGTGCGGGTGGAGAAGGTCGAGCCGCCCACGTACCTGGCGTACCGCTGGACCAGCGCGTTCCCCGGAGAGGAACTACGCGAGGAGAACAGCACCCTCGTGGAGTTCACGTTGACCCAGGAAGGGGAGCAGACGCGGCTGCACGTCGTCGAGAGCGGGTTCGCGGCGCTGGCCGGGTCCCAGGAACTGCGCAGCCAGAACAGGAAGGACCACAGCGAGGGCTGGCCCTTGGAGCTCGACGCCCTCAAGACGCGCGCCGAGCAGTCGTCCGCGTGA
- a CDS encoding flotillin family protein, with protein sequence MSPVLTAVVGIIVLVVLLALVVITRYKVAGPSEAFIITGRRGKTSTDPATGRVSTDNSGQKVVVGGGVFVVPFVQQKFTLDLSSRHIPVAVRGAVTLRGVKANLEGVAIVKVGGAEDSIRAAAQRFLMQQDGIVGFTQEVLSGALRSIVGRMSVEDIIRDRAAFAGQVAEEAEASLSGQGLVLDAFQIQDITTEGSYLEDLGRPEAARAKQEADIAEAVARRASEQARLKAEEEIAVAQRTFALKQAEIKAETDEAAAKAAAAGPLAEADRQQEILSQQEKVAERQAALTDRELDTRVRKPADAARYQAEQEAEARRIAQVKEAEAEAQRARLTGEGEKAHRAALADAVRIEGEAQAAAIAAKGAAEAGAMQKKADAFARYGDAAVLQMLVEVLPQVVAKAAEPLSAIDKLTVISTDGAGKLPRAVADNVAQGLELLGSTTGVDLAELLKGLTGKNAKTREGDGAIEITDRPGL encoded by the coding sequence ATGAGCCCTGTACTCACCGCAGTGGTCGGCATCATTGTTCTCGTCGTCCTGCTCGCCCTCGTCGTCATCACCCGTTACAAGGTCGCCGGGCCGAGCGAGGCGTTCATCATCACCGGGCGACGCGGCAAGACGTCCACCGATCCGGCCACCGGCCGGGTGTCCACCGACAACAGCGGCCAGAAGGTCGTGGTCGGCGGTGGCGTCTTCGTCGTCCCGTTCGTGCAGCAGAAGTTCACGCTCGACCTGTCCAGCCGGCACATCCCGGTCGCCGTACGCGGCGCGGTCACCCTGCGCGGTGTGAAGGCCAACCTCGAAGGCGTGGCGATCGTCAAGGTCGGCGGCGCCGAGGACTCCATCCGGGCGGCCGCGCAGCGGTTCCTGATGCAGCAGGACGGCATCGTCGGCTTCACCCAGGAGGTGCTGTCGGGCGCGTTGCGCTCCATCGTCGGCCGTATGTCGGTGGAGGACATCATCCGGGACCGGGCGGCGTTCGCGGGGCAGGTCGCCGAGGAGGCGGAGGCGAGCCTGTCCGGGCAGGGGCTGGTGCTCGACGCCTTCCAGATCCAGGACATCACGACGGAGGGTTCCTACCTCGAGGACCTCGGTCGGCCCGAGGCGGCACGCGCCAAGCAGGAGGCGGACATCGCCGAGGCCGTCGCCCGCCGGGCGTCGGAGCAGGCCCGGCTGAAGGCCGAGGAAGAGATCGCCGTCGCACAGCGGACGTTCGCGCTCAAGCAGGCCGAGATCAAGGCCGAGACCGACGAGGCCGCCGCGAAGGCCGCAGCCGCGGGGCCGCTCGCCGAGGCCGACCGGCAGCAGGAGATCCTCAGCCAGCAGGAGAAGGTCGCGGAACGCCAGGCCGCACTGACCGACCGCGAGCTCGACACGAGGGTCCGTAAGCCCGCCGACGCCGCCCGCTACCAGGCGGAGCAGGAGGCAGAGGCCCGCCGCATCGCGCAGGTCAAGGAAGCCGAGGCAGAGGCGCAGCGCGCCAGGCTGACCGGTGAGGGCGAGAAGGCCCACCGGGCCGCACTCGCCGACGCCGTACGCATCGAGGGTGAGGCGCAGGCGGCCGCCATCGCCGCCAAGGGTGCCGCAGAGGCCGGCGCGATGCAGAAGAAGGCCGACGCCTTCGCCCGGTACGGGGACGCGGCCGTGCTGCAGATGCTCGTCGAGGTGCTGCCGCAGGTCGTCGCCAAGGCGGCGGAGCCGCTGTCCGCCATCGACAAGCTGACCGTCATCTCCACCGACGGTGCCGGCAAGCTGCCCCGCGCCGTCGCCGACAACGTCGCCCAAGGGCTCGAGCTGCTGGGCTCGACCACCGGCGTGGACCTCGCCGAGCTCCTCAAGGGCCTCACCGGGAAGAACGCGAAGACACGCGAGGGCGACGGGGCGATCGAGATCACCGACCGACCGGGCCTGTGA